The following coding sequences are from one Anabas testudineus chromosome 16, fAnaTes1.2, whole genome shotgun sequence window:
- the LOC113168795 gene encoding cornifelin homolog — protein MSNPVVTHQPGAGGYGTNVQTGEWSTGLCSCCSDLLVCALGCVCPMALSCYTANKYGENCCLGCVPGGLTAMRTHMRLTYGIQGTVCNDALMTFFCGLCEVCRMAREIRIRNGEMSL, from the exons ATGTCAAACCCAGTGGTCACCCATCAACCAGGTGCAGGCGGCTATGGGACCAACGTCCAAACAGGAGAGTGGAGCACAGGCTTGTGCTCCTGCTGCAGTGACTTGTTAGTCT GTGCTCTTGGATGTGTCTGTCCAATGGCACTGAGCTGCTACACAGCAAATAAATACGGAGAAAACTGCTGTTTGGGTTGTGTCCCAGGAGGATTAACAGCCATGAGGACTCATATGAGGCTGACGTACGGTATTCAG GGAACAGTATGCAACGATGCCTTGATGACCTTTTTCTGTGGACTTTGTGAGGTGTGCAGGATGGCTAGAGAAATCCGCATCAGAAACGGAGAGATGTCACTGTAA